The Ziziphus jujuba cultivar Dongzao chromosome 7, ASM3175591v1 genome includes a region encoding these proteins:
- the LOC125423782 gene encoding zinc finger protein 4-like, with amino-acid sequence MEEIGGGETCPSEASSISAASDGTTTPCQNHHAHNKKIMNNMKLKEKQLVKSSSNINDRVELQNSELSSGVLLDPNLCNDESLRGGSSSKLELNLFNSMNNQHVSSHANNNESLNETTREKRSESTVVSCNFCKREFSNSQALGGHQRTHKQERDLLKLCQGKLSSLGRPSKNS; translated from the coding sequence atgGAAGAAATTGGTGGAGGAGAAACATGTCCCTCTGAGGCTTCAAGTATCTCTGCAGCCTCTGATGGAACTACCACTCCATGCCAAAATCACCATGCTCACAACAAGAAGATCATGAATAACATGAAACTCAAAGAAAAACAACTTGTCAAATCCTCCTCCAATATTAATGATCGAGTAGAACTCCAAAATTCCGAATTGAGTTCTGGAGTTCTACTCGATCCGAATCTCTGCAATGATGAATCGCTTCGTGGTGGTTCATCGTCGAAGCTAGAACTCAACCTTTTCAACTCCATGAATAACCAACATGTTTCTTCTCATGCAAACAACAATGAGTCTTTGAACGAGACAACCCGAGAGAAGAGATCGGAATCTACGGTTGTCTCATGCAACTTCTGCAAGAGAGAATTCTCTAACTCTCAAGCCTTGGGAGGCCATCAAAGAACTCATAAACAAGAGCGTGATTTGTTGAAACTTTGCCAAGGAAAACTCTCAAGCCTTGGGAGGCCATCAAAGAACTCATAA
- the LOC107425717 gene encoding uncharacterized protein LOC107425717 produces the protein MDVGAFGYPPFPYYPYSSISSHPLFGSFNRSIGVRMESMIHKPNAYQWPTQDGYRFNNHSGGGVGTGVGGVGWGRQAIMNPQPSIDRLNLDGFQNNNIGGGGLGLAGTSDSNNSSSSRFEESSAIRNLSVSTTATTSSNNIVSGSDMVTNRLTVSDFIWRSEAMKTDHADVTELDLSLKL, from the coding sequence ATGGATGTGGGTGCTTTTGGATATCCTCCCTTTCCTTATTATCCATATTCAAGCATATCTAGCCACCCTCTTTTTGGATCTTTCAATAGGTCTATTGGTGTTAGGATGGAATCAATGATACATAAGCCTAATGCTTATCAATGGCCAACACAGGATGGATACCGGTTCAACAACCATAGTGGAGGTGGCGTTGGTACTGGTGTCGGTGGTGTTGGGTGGGGGAGGCAGGCTATCATGAATCCACAACCTTCCATTGATAGACTAAACCTTGATGGGTTTCAGAATAATAATATTGGTGGTGGAGGATTAGGGCTCGCAGGAACTTCAGACTCtaataattcttcttcttcaaggtTTGAAGAAAGTAGTGCAATTCGGAATTTGAGTGTTTCTACTACTGCTACTACTAGTAGTAATAATATTGTTTCTGGTTCAGACATGGTCACCAATAGGCTGACAGTTTCTGATTTTATCTGGAGAAGTGAAGCTATGAAAACCGATCATGCTGATGTTACAGAACTTGATTTGTCTCTTAAgctttag